The genomic region TTACTGTCCCTTTGATTCTCCGGGTTGTGTTCTCAGTGGTCTGTATGAGTCACCATTGAACACATAAACACCAGCCGAGTGTCATCTGAACCTTTTCAGATAGTGCGAAGTCTTAACCAGCACAACGCTGCGGGCTTTAGTCCTCTCGGGAGTCCCTCCGTCTCCCTTCCCCCCTGTGGTTCTGCTGCACCGCAACGCAGGCAAACTCTCCGCGGATCGTCGCTCGTTCTTCCACAGGTCGCCCCTCGCCTCGCTCTGCTCAGCTGACCTCTGCATCGTCCTCAGGGAGGTTAATGAACAAGCGTCTACGATCCATTTTTCTCCTCCGAGCCCTCCGGTGGCGCGGGGGTCTCCTCCGCCGTGGGTGACTGAGCTCCTCCCGGGCCATCTAAGAAGACAGTGAAAACTGGACTTTTCAAGCAAAAACAGATACCTGACAAAATCCAGTGTTAACGTGTACATTAAAATGAGCACTGTTAATAATACATGACAAGAAATAGCCATCTTACCAAAGTTAATGGTAGCTAGACAGCTGGTAGCTCTCAGGAAATCAATTTAATGGAAATAATTCTCTGACTTTATTGAACTGATCAGGGTTACTAGGAACTTATAATTAGagagtttctgttttcctgGGGTATAAATATGACACGGCCCATTTCCCACTATGTTTAGTCACTCACCCCTGGGCTGGAGAAGTGTCCAGGTTTATTTCGTCACCACACACAGAGAGCAGGGAGACTCCAAACCTACAGCCAAGATTAGTATCTTGGCGGGGGGGTCTTTaaatctccatagcaaccatcaGACACTTTCTACACACCACCCTGGAGTAATACCTTCTTTAGCCAGTTGAGAATTAGAGTTTTTCTCTAATAAACACTCCTGGTGGCTTAAAACAGAAGATGAGTAGAAAATGACCTCACGGTCACTGTAAGGTATGGTGGTGCAgttgtgatgctgtgggcctgtttctcttccaaCGGTCCAAAGAGGCTTTTTAAGAGTACATGACATCATGGGCGTTTTTATGTGATCGTCTATTCTAATGCATCAGTTGTATCACCAATAAACAGGTATAGTAATATAAAGGTATACAGGACCGGTGCCAGTCATTAGGGTGTGCTAAGCTCAAATGCCCTGTGGTGCTGTCCCTAATTAAAAATAGTTCAGTGTGTTTCTCTTAATTTTGGGAAATTAAGGCTCACAAAGACAACAGATTTTAAGTGGGATGAAAATGAGGAGATAAAGTATAATGAGTGACATTTAGTGATAGGAAGTGTGACTGAACTCTTGAAAGTGCTGTTAGAATCAGACTGTTTCCACATGTATTTGTTTGGTGCAAAAGACAAGAAAAGTGTCTGACTTTATGGAGGGAACTGACTCATATAATCATAGGTTTTGGTTTCCTATTGGGATTCGTTAGGAGGAGATTATTAAAACCAAAGATTTTCAAAATCTGCagaacattttacagtttaactgaaaaaaaataaacctggaaaacaaaagaaagttcTTAAACCTTCGAGAGAGAGCTCGGCCAGTTTCAGAGGCAGGTCGCCGGGGTTCACGCCTGCTGGAGATCCCAGGATGTCCGGAAGAGCATTTCTCCTCCCAGAGCGCCCAGAGGAGGCAAAGTCCAGTACAGGCTCCACCTCCGTCATCACAGGCTCACTgtaggagaaaaagaaacacacagtgCAATGTTACACCACAGCATTTGAAAAGCAAGCAGCACTGTTTTGTTACAAAGTAAAAGCTTAATTACTAATAAATTACAAGAACAGTTTTTTCAGATGCAAAATTATGAACTGTCTGTACGTTAAATaattaaagattttattctcttgttttgcatttctgttGCTCTTATTCTGTACTTTCCACCTTCTGTAGtaacaaatgtggaaaatactttattagCCTGTAGACTAATAAAGTACATTAAAACTGTGGCTCCTACAGCGGcagttttgtcaaatttaattaattgCCTAATACAAAGGTGAAATTTGTTTAGTCTTCTCTTGCATCTTaacagaactgacagaaaccaaactgtttatagatttatgTGTAGGTAGAagaacatgtatttcacatatcGAAACATCCacaattttctcagttttaaattatgggctaaaaatcaacatttttgcaaCAGAATGCATAATAATGGTGCCTGCAAGTGCACCTCACTATAGCGTCTGACAGGCACTGTCCCAACCTGTAATATATATTGATGTAAATTAAACAACAGTATCCACACGTCTGCCAGATTTATGtttcaaaaaatcttttaactGAAATCTAAAGTTGCTTCTTCTGACTCATTCGTATTGTTTTGAAGTAGGCCAGACACAATCCCAATGTGAATGTGATGAATCTgtggagggagctaaagattagggtgatggcaagatGGTGTTCCGGTCTCAAAGATAATTCCTCATATTACTAATGGAAACACTCATAAGGTGATTCTGTTATTATAATATAGTTGATTGTTGAGAatgttataaataattttgggcaaaacattttgaataaaatgtaaataaaatcagatttaaaaaaaaaaagaacatgttgcatattttatcatattttgatACACACCTGTATCAAAGACAAACGTCTTGCAtcaacaaaaatccaaaatctgtCAGAGCTCTGAATAATTTTGGACTCAACTCTTTTATAGCACAAATGGCCTTGTTAGCTTTGCTTAACCAATGAGCATCAGCAGCTAGACCAGTAGTTCTGTATTAACAGCATAAGAGCCAACTGTGTTTAATAATTATAACATTCACTGTAGCCTGAGCTATAACAGGCTGACACGGTGGGAAAGATTAAATAAGCCTGTTTATCATGTTCCTATAGATAtgcaatgtaaaaacaaaaaaacctaaggATTAATACGATtgtaaaaagtttatttaaaaaacattttacatgatCTAGCTAGCAGAGCTCATTTCTTTCATGTCTTAAGGACTGACATGGTCCATATTCATGAGATTCAAATAGACGTATTCATGTAGAAATTTGCccgaaaataaataaaatcctagtATGTTTGAGTTTTTAGGAATCTAGAGAAAAAGGGTTTCTCATTGAAGAGCCAGAGGATGTGTCTGTCTGGTCTCTTGGCAAGCAGCAGTTGAGGAGTCGGCTCTGGTGACAGGCAGAATTACATCCCCTGTCTCAAACACGCTCACACTGGAGCCCAGAggagcacacacaaacacaagaatctgctgttgctatggcaacaataCGGAAAAAAGGACCACTGGCAGGTAAACACATGACTCAAATCTGTTTTCTGCTATCACACTTTTCACTTTCCCAtcactgttttttgttctgttgcttGTGTTTAAATAACTACATCATTCTGtgagaaaaactaattttactTCTAAAACAAATGAACACTATGTGAAATGTATAATAACCCGGCTGTGTTCAATTTTTCTCTGGGTGTTTGAGTTTTCTCTTACAGcccaaaaacatgcaaactgccttataaaaaaatgttgttaaagtttttcacaatttgtcacattaccaCCACAACTGTGGCTGTTTTTGTCCAATATTAGTAGAAAATATGTCTGATAAAATTCAGATAATTTCACTGGAGTCCAGAAGTGCATGGCATTCTGGGGGGTGTAGGCTGAGGAAAGGTTCAACACCTTATGACCAGCTAAGGTAGGTTGGTGGTATCAACTAAttcactcgctctttggttagCTAGCATGTACAATGTAGCACAACAGCTTGTTGTGTAAcatgcgcagcagcagtttcaagttccACAACCAGTCACATCTCTGTGCAGAACTGATAGGTGTGCAGTTGCTGCGATGGTGGAGAAGAAACGGGGGAAGGGTCCCAACTAGCTCAATAAACTGGCATCCATTAcgattgtgggaaatgaaggaatttgtcacaAGAAATGTAGGCATTGGTTCATCAGCTGACAATTCAAAGCCAACAGAATACAGAGTATGCTGGAGTTTATTTCTAATCTTAACTTTTGGctccaaaataaatgcatgtttgtCTCTTCTCTCATTTGCTGAAACGCTGATTAATAATTTAGCTCCATTTTGTTGGAAATCCAGTTAACATGTGGGCCATAACAATCTCGGTTACTCAACAACATGAGTTAACAGAAACATACAGAGGCCATGCCCTCTCCTTCATTACCACTCCATTCAGGTCTGGAATGAAGTGCTCTCCAGTCTCTGACTACTCGTCTATTTTAGGTCCATCAGTAGGAGAGTGCTGTGGGTGTCCAGGGAATTAATGTTATTTCAAATTTCCCTATCAACTCAAATGCTGAATCTGCTCTTTCTGCTGGGTAAAAGGGTGTGGAATTGAGTTGGATCCATTTCTCCAGCTTTAGTCAGGTTGGCTCATCAAACTGATTGCCTACAGGTGAAAAACACCAGTAGGTCTCTTAAAGGTGACTTTGGCTGGTATCAACCATCAAgtccatgcaaaaaaaaagctggtACAGTGGACCTCACCTATTAGCATTTGTGAACTTTAGCTGTTCACTGGTGGCTCTAGTCCCTAGCCCTTGCAATTCCTTGGGTTGGCTGTGCTGCCCAAAATCTGCAATGTGATGGATTTTTTTGCTACAGTTcaactttaagactttaaaaatgcagCTATGGTCGACAGGTCAACTGTTTATCCTGCTGTAAACTGTTGCCATAGAAACTGAACAACAGTACCATCTTAGCGGCCTAAGGCCTGGTATATTTAGCAGCATAAGCCTTGGGAAAACCACTGCCGGTCTTGCTCTAATGAGAACATCTGGTAACTTTCATTAAGCTGGAGGATTAAACATTAAACAGGCACTGACCTATCATGTGAACAGGTTTATTTTAGATTGTAATCCAACAACAGGTTAGAGGGGATTATCTTGTCAAATAAATTGACCCACATACTACAAAGTCCTTCCTATCCCAGTGACACGACTAGGCTGCAGGTATGTTACGCAACGATGTAGTGCACTGAAAACTTTCCATTGGTGGAGTTTAAGAGTGTCTTACAAAAGATCAActgttttaatgtgaacaaaTATTCTGTGACACTTAGTATTTCTTAATTGTATAGAAATAGACAAAAGTAGCAATAGTCATGATTATAATCAAGATTTAGACCCGACCACCATCCTCTGTGGCTTCATTTAATTGGAAATGTGGTAATCTGGTAATGAAAGCCACAATACTGAGAGGCCTTTGGTTGGCTAGGTGGCCGCTACTCAGGATTCCTACAGTAGCGGCCATTTTGAAATGGAAAGGTTTAGTATGAGGTTTAAGGTTCCAGCAGTGGAACTGGGATTGAGGCCAACTACGATTAGTAAAACAGAGGAAGTCTTTTGCATACTCCCCCAAACCCATTAAATGTTAGAAGTACTGCTTCAGAAACCAACGACACCGAATGAGCCTAGCGCTCTCAGCTTGCAGCAGACGCTTTGCTGTATCTCTCAAGACCCAGATCAGGCAAACCTTTCTCTGTTTACACTTTCACTGACAGAGAATCAAAGATTTCAACTTCACCCACAGGGCACAGAAAAGATAACAGCAACTTCAAAAAGAACGATGCTTAGAGCTGTATATCTTCTGCATTCAGCATCCAACCCTAACATCTTGTCACTTTTGCTGTCTGGAGATCTGAGGAACACCAAACTTCATCCAAGTTTCCAGCATGAGCACATCTCCCCTAACAAAGAGGACGGAACGAGACTGATAAAACAGGAATACAAGACATCTTACTTCACTGGTGTTGTCTTAGATGAAGGaaaatttaagatattttttgtcCTCTTCTTCACAAATATTATATTGGTTCACCTGAAAAGGTGCAAAGACATAAAAGCTCTAATCTTTATTCCTGTTGTTGGGGTAAAGTCTGAGAATTTGTCTCCACTCCCAGTCAGATGAATATCAGTAATTGTGAGGCCAATTCAATCAAAATCACATACAATTGTACATAGAATGAAACTGAATTATAAGCTGTGTgtgaacatttttctatttatctATTGGGTCTGCGTTTTCCATAAGAACATGACTGTGTGAAAGGCTGACTactaacaatatttgttttccatcaaTCTAgcatttaatattgtttttttctgcaaacagcCACAAAAAGccttaaacacattaaagtaCAAAATAGTCTGTTTAGAGGCAGTTTCAgacatgaatgtttttaattatgaaaacaacTCTATTATGTCCttaaaactgttgaaaaatacaataacacCAGTGGaattattttcaagtaatatacaTATTACTtgatatatataatatatacagCCCTGATATATATAATATCAGGGCTGTTGTATGAGCGGTGTCAGAAGTTGGTCCACATTGTAAGTTTGGCTTGTTTAAAGTGAGATTTAGACTCCACCAAGGTTGCCCTTAGTCACCAATTGTGTCCATAACCAAATTCTAGGCACAGCCAACGTGTTGAGGGGATCCattttggtggcctcaggattgTGTCTCTGCTCTTTGCTGATGATTTGGTtctgttggcttcatcaggttgtGATCTACAACTTTCACTGGAGCGGTTCACAGCTCAGTGTGAActgatgaggatcagtgcctccaaatctgagGACATGGTCTTGAGttggaaaagggtagagtgccttcagCAGGTCAGGGAAAACGTCCTACCTCAAGTGCAGGAATTTACAGATCTTGAGTTCTTGTTCATGAATGAAGGCAAATGGAGCGGTAGATCAATAGGTAGATTGGAgcagcgtctgcagtgaagcaGGAGCTGTACCGTTCCTGCTTCACTctcgtcgtggtgaagagagagtaGAGTCAAAAGGCGAAGTTCTCGATTTAACAGTGGATCTACTTTCCTACCCTCAGCTATGGTCATTAGCTTTGAGTCATGACCCGAAGAGCAAGATCATGGATGAGTTTACTCTAGAGGCCTACATATAATATAATGCTAATGACATGTAGCATGTTATTGTATCACACCCCAAGTTACTGCTCTCAGTGATGAACATAAACCAGGTTTCAATGAAGTATTAGACAGAAACTGTATATCAGCAAGTGCCTAATCCAAAGTTACTGTGGTCAGTATTTGATCGGGGCATTACTAGTTATCACTGgttgataaagaaaaaataaaaactgatttgtatCTGGGTTGATCAATAATCTGTGATCAGTACCAAAACCAAATGCAGaagctacatgttgttgcttcTTAACGGACTTTGGTGGATTTAACCAGCTGTTAATCAGATACATGCAGCAGGATCCTGGAAAATGTCATCTCCATTATACAATCAGTCATCATGTCAGaataaattacatgttttcttcagtCTCATCTCCTCGAGTGATTGCAGAAGAAACAGTGCTATGTTTAAGAATAAACCAAGACAAAGGGCTGCAAAATCCA from Xiphophorus couchianus chromosome 13, X_couchianus-1.0, whole genome shotgun sequence harbors:
- the pkib gene encoding cAMP-dependent protein kinase inhibitor beta isoform X2; protein product: MLGEPVMTEVEPVLDFASSGRSGRRNALPDILGSPAGVNPGDLPLKLAELSLEDGPGGAQSPTAEETPAPPEGSEEKNGS
- the pkib gene encoding cAMP-dependent protein kinase inhibitor beta isoform X1; amino-acid sequence: MQTQNGHPDKSEESEPVMTEVEPVLDFASSGRSGRRNALPDILGSPAGVNPGDLPLKLAELSLEDGPGGAQSPTAEETPAPPEGSEEKNGS
- the pkib gene encoding cAMP-dependent protein kinase inhibitor beta isoform X3, whose product is MTEVEPVLDFASSGRSGRRNALPDILGSPAGVNPGDLPLKLAELSLEDGPGGAQSPTAEETPAPPEGSEEKNGS